GCCGGACGTGTTGCTGGCGTTCGAGGTCGACGGCGAGCCGCTGCCGCGCGAACACGGCGGCCCGGTCCGCATGGTGACGCCCCAGCTGTACGCGTGGAAGGGCGCCAAGTGGATCCGGCGCATCGAGCTGATGGTGGAGGATCGGCCCGGCTTCTGGGAGGAGCGCGGGTATTCGATGACCGCCCATCCCTGGCGCAACGACCGCTACCGCTGAGGCGGCGGTCCGCGCCCGGTCATTGCGAGCGCGACCGCCGATCCCTGGCGCGACGACCGCTACCGCGGAAGCGGCGTCCCGCGCGCGGCCGTGCCGTGCGCTACCGCCGAGCCCCGGCGCCACGACCGCCGATCTCTGGCGCGACGACCGCTACGGCTGAGGCGGCGTTCCGCGCCCGGTCGTGGCGCGCGCGACCGCCCGCCGATCCCGCGCGCAATGGCCCGGACCCCTGCGGTGTTCCGCCGCCGGCGGCGGCGCGGCGGCGACGGCGGGCGTATTTTCGCTTGACATGGTGGCACGGAATGAATATTCATTCCACGAACACGCCTTGGAATGAACGTTCATTCCAGGGCAGTCCCCTCGTTCCATCCCCCGCAACCATGGAGAATCCCAGATGACCGCGACCTCTTCGACTCCGAACCGTCCGACCGTGCTCATCACCGGCGCCACCTCCGGCATCGGCCGCGCCACCGCCTTGCGGCTGGCGCGCACCGGCTTTCGCGTGTTCGCCACCGGCCGCAACGCGGAGGCGCTCGCCGCCCTCGAACGAGAGGCGGACGGCGGCCCCCTCACCGCGTTCCGGCTCGACGTGACGGACCCGGAATCGGTGGCCGCGGCCGTCCGCACCGTCGACGCCGCGACCGGCGGCTACGGCCTCGACGCGCTGGTCAACAACGCCGGCTACGGCACCGCCGGCCCCGCCGAGCTGTGTACGGACGACGACATCCGCGCACAATACGAGGTCAACCTGTTCGGCGCGCTCCGCGTCACGCGCGCCTTCTTGCCCAAGATGCGCGAGCGCGGTGCGGGCCGCGTGGTCAACGTGTCGAGCATCGGTGGCCGCATCACGTTCCCGCTGTTCGGCGTCTACAACTCCACCAAGTACGCGCTCGAATCGCTCACTGACGCCTTGCGCATGGAGCTGCACCCGTTCGGCGTCCGGTTCGTGCTCGTCGAGCCCGGCGTGATCGCCACCGGGTTTGCCGACCGGTCGATGCACGAGGTCGCCAAGTACCGATCGGCGGATTCGCCGTACGCCCCGGTCACCGATCGCGCCGACGAGCTTCGGGCGAAGACCGACCGCACCGCCGTCGGGCCGGAGGTCATCGCGCGCACGATCGAGCGCGCCCTGCGGGCGCGGCGGCCGCGCGCCCGCTACGTCGCGCCGTTTCGCTACCGAGTGGCCCTCG
Above is a genomic segment from Deltaproteobacteria bacterium containing:
- a CDS encoding SDR family oxidoreductase: MTATSSTPNRPTVLITGATSGIGRATALRLARTGFRVFATGRNAEALAALEREADGGPLTAFRLDVTDPESVAAAVRTVDAATGGYGLDALVNNAGYGTAGPAELCTDDDIRAQYEVNLFGALRVTRAFLPKMRERGAGRVVNVSSIGGRITFPLFGVYNSTKYALESLTDALRMELHPFGVRFVLVEPGVIATGFADRSMHEVAKYRSADSPYAPVTDRADELRAKTDRTAVGPEVIARTIERALRARRPRARYVAPFRYRVALALIAITPTWLYDWAMRRAVGLTRRNLGLAGGPRPALRPGPAAR